Proteins from one Papaver somniferum cultivar HN1 unplaced genomic scaffold, ASM357369v1 unplaced-scaffold_158, whole genome shotgun sequence genomic window:
- the LOC113337230 gene encoding sm-like protein LSM1B, whose amino-acid sequence MSWPGSEDIFLSTSLASYLDKKLLVLLRDGRKLMGILRSFDQFANAVLEGACERVIVGDLYCDLPLGLYVIRGENVVLIGELDLEREELPPQMTRVSPAEIKRAQKAERDATDLKGSMRKRMEFLDMD is encoded by the exons ATGTCTTGGCCTGGTTCTGAAGATATATTCCTTTCTACTTCTCTTGCTAGCTATCTTGACA AGAAGCTTCTTGTCTTGCTGAGAGATGGCCGAAAGCTCATGGGGATACTCCGTTCTTTTGATCAATTCG CAAATGCGGTCCTTGAAGGTGCGTGTGAACGAGTAATTGTTGGAGACCTATACTGCGACCTTCCATTAGGTCTTTATGTGATCCGCGGGGAAAATGTCGTCTTAATAGGAGAACTG GATTTAGAGAGGGAGGAACTTCCCCCACAAATGACTCGTGTTTCACCTGCAGAGATAAAAAGG GCGCAAAAGGCAGAAAGGGACGCCACAGACTTAAAAGGCTCCATGAGAAAAAGAATGGAATTTCTCGATATGGACTGA